The Vidua chalybeata isolate OUT-0048 chromosome 21, bVidCha1 merged haplotype, whole genome shotgun sequence genome contains a region encoding:
- the ARRDC1 gene encoding arrestin domain-containing protein 1 yields the protein MGKVQLFEIRLGDSRVVYSPGEPLAGTVTVRLSGSLQYRAIKVSCIGSCGVSNKINDTAWTVEEQYFNSTLSLADKGVLTAGEHNFPFQFLLPASAPTSFEGPFGKVLHQVKAVIDTPRFSKDYKCNKIFYVLCPLNLNDIPDIEQPNTMSITKKFNYKLVKSGNIILTATSDLKGYIVGQAIQLRTDIENKSGRDTGAVVASLLQKVAYKSKRWIYDLRTIAEVEGSGVKAWKHAEWKEQILVPALPQSILQGCSLIHIDYYIQVSLKSPEVSVTLPIYIGNIAVNRVPLSPSRSIQHLPSVVVPSAPPEEEEAASGYHPMDNVSIPTKSHSQQQPFSYAPGLSFQEIRADSEQTGSPNHPTLCLSTGATVPYYSEGNVVPVPTASSLILPPEYSTWGYPYEAPPSYEQSCSSANSSISNGN from the exons CCATCAAGGTGAGCTGCATTGGATCCTGTGGGGTGTCCAACAAGATCAATGACACAGCATGGACTGTGGAGGAGCAGTACTTCAACAGCACGCTGTCCCTGGCAGACAAAG GGGTCCTGACAGCTGGAGAGCACAACTTTCCCTTCCAGTTCCTGCTGCCAG CTTCTGCTCCTACATCATTTGAAGGCCCTTTTGGCAAGGTCCTGCATCAGGTGAAAGCTGTGATAGACACACCTCGCTTCTCCAAGGACTACAAATGCAACAAGATCTTCTACGTTCTCTGCCCTCTCAACCTGAACGACATCCCTGACATCGAG cagcccaaCACCATGTCCATCACCAAGAAGTTCAACTACAAGCTTGTGAAAAGTGGCAACATCATCCTGACAGCCACATCTGACCTGAAGGGCTACATCGTGGGCCAGGCCATCCAGCTCCGCACAGACATAGAGAACAAGTCTGGCCGGGACACCGGCGCTGTGGTGGCCAGTCTGCTCCAG AAGGTGGCCTATAAATCCAAGCGCTGGATTTACGACCTGAGGACCATCGCCGAGGTGGAAGGCTCAGGGGTGAAAGCCTGGAAACATGCAGAATGGAAGGAGCAGATCCTGGTTCCAGCACTGCCCCAGTCcattctgcagggctgcagcctcaTTCACATCGACTACTACATCCAG gTTTCCCTCAAGTCTCCAGAGGTTTCTGTCACCCTCCCCATCTACATTGGAAACATTGCTGTGAACAGGGTCCCGCTGAGCCCCTCCCGCTCCATCCAGCACCTCCCATCTGTGGtggtccccagtgcccccccagaggaagaggaggctgcCAGTGGCTATCACCCCATGGACAATGTCTCCATCCCCACCAAAagccattcccagcagcagccctttAGCTACGCCCCAGGACTGAGCTTCCAGGAGATACGGGCGGACTCGGAGCAGACGGGCTCCCCAAACCACCCCACACTCTGCCTGTCCACGGGAGCCACTGTCCCCTACTACTCTGAGGGGAACGTggtgcctgtccccacagccagctCACTCATCCTGCCCCCGGAGTACAGCACGTGGGGATACCCCTACG AGGCACCTCCATCCTAcgagcagagctgcagcagtgccaacTCCAGCATCAGCAATGGCAATTAG